The genomic window AGCACAGCTCCGATACGTACAGGCCCGTGCGGCCCAGCAACCGGTAGTTCATGTGGCGCCTCCCAGTCCGTGGTGACAAACGGCACCGATGTAACGCGCGCGCTTCCTCCACCGCATGGCCATATGCTGCGGACGTGCGTTTCCTGGGTTGGGATTTGAGCGATCCGTTCGCCCGCTGCCCGAGGCCCGTGGACGTGGCGGTGCTGGAGGCCACGGGCCCGGTGCGCTTCGAGGCGTGGCCCTGGCCCCCGGTGGATTCGCGGGGCGGGCTCGGCCCGGAGGCGCTGGCCTCTGCCTTCCCCGTGGGGCCGGAGGATCTCGCCGTGGTGGATGGCCCACAGGCCCTGGCCCTGCCCGGCGCCCGGGTGCGCGAGGCCGAGCGGCTCCTGCGGGCGCCCGGGAGGACGCCAGACGTGCTTCCCCTGCCCGGCGGCCCCTTCCAGGGCTTCGTGCGGGGCAGCGTGCTGCTCTTCGCGGCGCTGCGCGGGGGACAGGGGGCAGCGCCCCTGCTGGACGTCGACACGCCCGAGCCCGGACAGGCCCGGCTGTTCGAGGCGTTTCCCGGGGCCACCTGGCGCCGGATGGCTGTGGAGAAGTTGGGGAGAAAAGGCTCCCCCGGCGGACGGGCCCAGCGCCAGGCCTTGCTCGAGGCCGAAGGGCTGCGCTTTGCCCCCGGCGCGCGGCCCACGCACGATCAACTCGACGCGGCGCTGTGCGCCTGGCTGGGCCGGCTCACCCGGACGGCCCCGGAGCGCCTCCACGCCGTGGGCACGCCCCTGTGGGTGGATGAGGCGGGGGCCCTCCGGGAGGGCCGCATCCTCGATCTGCGGGAGCCCTCCCTCAGCCGGTGACGTGCTCGAAGACGAGCTCCTCCCCGTCCACCTCGTCCCACCGGGAGCCCGTCCGCGTGAACCCGAGCTTGCGCACCATCGCCAGGGAGGGGGCGTTGCCGGGGCTCACCGAGGCCACGAAGTGGCGGATGCCGTGCTCCCGCTGGGCCCAGGCCATCACCGCGCGCACCGTCTCCCACGCGTAGCCCTGGCGGCGGTGTTCCGGAAACACCTCGTAGCCCAGCTCCACGGCCCCCCGCTCATCCGGGGCCCCGTGAAAGTTCACATATCCCACCATGAGGCGCCCGGCCCCGGGCCGCACCAG from Stigmatella erecta includes these protein-coding regions:
- a CDS encoding DUF429 domain-containing protein, with protein sequence MRFLGWDLSDPFARCPRPVDVAVLEATGPVRFEAWPWPPVDSRGGLGPEALASAFPVGPEDLAVVDGPQALALPGARVREAERLLRAPGRTPDVLPLPGGPFQGFVRGSVLLFAALRGGQGAAPLLDVDTPEPGQARLFEAFPGATWRRMAVEKLGRKGSPGGRAQRQALLEAEGLRFAPGARPTHDQLDAALCAWLGRLTRTAPERLHAVGTPLWVDEAGALREGRILDLREPSLSR
- a CDS encoding GNAT family N-acetyltransferase — protein: MQVPVLTTERLELVSLSKDFLAASLAGERARAEQLGGFELPREWPGTHAPLLRMRLEDLEGDASLQPWLLRALVRPGAGRLMVGYVNFHGAPDERGAVELGYEVFPEHRRQGYAWETVRAVMAWAQREHGIRHFVASVSPGNAPSLAMVRKLGFTRTGSRWDEVDGEELVFEHVTG